One Manihot esculenta cultivar AM560-2 chromosome 6, M.esculenta_v8, whole genome shotgun sequence DNA segment encodes these proteins:
- the LOC110616749 gene encoding cation-chloride cotransporter 1 isoform X1 — translation MDSEDVESGVEDDFQTQHGGRKYRPVVAHDRAVLEMSSIDPGSSSDPAAYQSNPKKVKVVAPENMHSNASEGGIPANGGVNGSEREHKLELFGFDSLVNILGLKSMTAEQVAAPSSPRDGEDGSIAYERARVNDVKLGTMMGVFVPCLQNILGIIYYIRFTWIVGMAGIGESLLLVAFCGLCTFLTSISLSAIATNGAMKGGGPYYLIGRALGPEVGVSIGLCFFLGNAVAGALYVLGAVETFLKAVPAAGIFRETVTKVNGTMISEPIESPSSHDLQIYGIVVTVILCFIVFGGVKMINRVAPAFLIPVLFSLFCIFIGVFAARKNNPTTGITGLSLESFKDNWSSDYQFTNDAGVPDPEGKTYWNFNALVGLFFPAVTGIMAGSNRSASLKDTQRSIPVGTLAATLTTTALYLISVLFFGALATRDKLLTDRLLTATIAWPFPAIVYIGIILSTLGAALQSLTGAPRLLAAIANDDILPVLNYFRAADGHEPHIATLFTAFICICCVVIGNLDLITPTVTMFFLLCYSGVNLSCFLLDLLDAPSWRPRWKFHHWSLSLLGASLCVVIMFLISWSFTVVSLALASLIYYYVSIKGKAGDWGDGFKSAYFQLALRSLRSLGANQVHPKNWYPIPLIFCRPWGKLPENVPCHPKLADFANCMKKKGRGMSIFVSILDGDYHERAEDAKAACKQLGTYIDYKNCEGVAEIVVAPSMFEGFRGIVQTMGLGNLKPNIVVMRYPEIWRRENLTEIPATFVGIINDCIVANKAVVIVKGLDEWPNEYQRQYGTIDLYWIVRDGGLMLLLSQLLLTKESFESCKIQVFCIAEEDSDAEELKTDVKKFLYDLRMQAEVIVVSMRSWDAQAEGGSQQDESLEAFTAAQRRIASYLTEMKSGAEGEGNVLMADGKPVVVNEQQVEKFLFTTLKLNSTILRYSRMAAVVLVSLPPPPVNHPAYFYMEYMDLLVENVPRLLMVRGYRRDVVTLFT, via the exons ATGGACAGTGAAGATGTAGAAAGCGGTGTGGAAGACGACTTCCAAACTCAACATGGTGGCCGGAAGTACCGTCCAGTCGTTGCTCACGATCGTGCTGTGCTAGAGATGTCTTCCATCGATCCTGGATCTTCCTCCGACCCCGCTGCTTATCAATCTAACCCCAA GAAGGTAAAAGTAGTTGCCCCAGAAAatatgcattctaatgcaagtgAAGGGGGTATTCCTGCTAATGGAGGAGTCAATGGCTCAGAAAGGGAACACAAATTGGAATTATTTGGTTTTGATTCTCTTGTCAATATTCTTGGTCTTAAGAG TATGACAGCAGAGCAAGTGGCAGCGCCATCTAGTCCAAGGGATGGGGAAGATGGTTCAATTGCTTATGAGCGGGCAAGG GTTAATGATGTTAAACTAGGTACAATGATGGGTGTGTTTGTCCCATGCTTGCAGAACATATTGGGAATTATCTACTATATCCGATTTACTTG GATTGTGGGCATGGCTGGCATAGGTGAATCTCTACTGTTGGTTGCATTCTGTGGTTTGTGTACTTTCCTGACATCAATTTCATTGAGTGCCATTGCAACTAATGGTGCAATGAAG GGTGGCGGACCATATTATCTCATTGGTCGTGCTCTTGGCCCAGAGGTCGGAGTTAGTATTGGACTATGTTTCTTCCTTGGGAATGCAGTTGCTGGAGCCCT TTATGTGCTGGGAGCTGTAGAAACCTTTTTAAAAGCTGTGCCTGCTGCTGGGATATTTAGAG AGACCGTTACAAAAGTTAATGGCACAATGATATCAGAACCTATAGAAAGTCCAAGTTCACATGACTTGCAAATTTATGGGATTGTTGTGACTGTCATCCTCTGCTTCATTGTGTTTGGTGGTGTGAAAATGATTAATCGGGTTGCACCTGCTTTCCTAATACCTGTTCTATTCTCCCTGTTCTGCATTTTTATTGGGGTTTTTGCAGCAAGGAAGAATAATCCAACAA CTGGAATCACGGGATTGAGTCTGGAAAGCTTCAAAGATAACTGGAGTTCAGATTATCAATTTACCAATGATGCTGGGGTACCTGATCCTGAAGGAAAGACTTACTGGAATTTCAA TGCATTGGTTGGTTTATTTTTCCCTGCTGTAACTGGAATTATGGCAGGGTCTAATAGATCAGCCTCACTCAAGGACACACAGCGTTCAATTCCTGTTGGTACATTGGCTGCAACTCTTACAACAACTGCATTATACCTGATCTCTGTATTATTCTTTGGAGCACTTGCAACTAGAGACAAACTTTTAACGGATAG GCTACTCACGGCCACCATTGCTTGGCCTTTCCCTGCAATTGTATATATTGGTATCATTCTTTCAACTTTAGGGGCGGCTCTTCAGAGCCTTACAGGTGCACCGCGCCTACTTGCAGCAATAGCAAATGATGATATTCTGCCTGTTCTCAACTACTTCAGAGCTGCAGATGGGCATGAGCCTCATATTGCTACCCTCTTTACAGCATTTATTTGTATTTGCTGTGTCGTCATTGGGAACCTGGATCTTATTACACCTACTGTCACTATGTTTTTCCTTCTGTGTTATTCTGGCGTGAACTTGTCTTGCTTCCTTCTGGATCTTCTAGATGCTCCCAGTTGGCGTCCACGGTGGAAGTTTCACCACTGGAGTCTCTCTCTTCTTGGAGCATCACTTTGTGTTG TTATTATGTTCTTGATTTCTTGGTCATTTACTGTTGTATCCCTAGCCCTTGCCAGCCTCATATACTATTATGTGAGCATTAAAGGGAAGGCTGGGGACTGGGGCGATGGCTTCAAGAGTGCATATTTTCAGTTAGCTCTTCGTAGTCTTCGATCACTAGGAG CTAACCAAGTCCACCCAAAGAATTGGTATCCCATCCCTCTCATATTTTGCCGGCCATGGGGAAAGTTGCCAGAAAATGTACCTTGCCATCCCAAACTTGCTGATTTTGCGAATTGCATGAAAAAAAAGGGCCGTGGGATGTCTATCTTTGTATCAATATTAGACGGAGATTACCATGAACGTGCTGAAGATGCCAAGGCAGCATGCAAGCAACTTGGTACCTATATTGATTACAAGAATTGTGAAGGTGTAGCAGAGATAGTCGTAGCCCCTAGTATGTTTGAGGGGTTTCGTGGAATTGTCCAGACTATGGGTCTTGGCAACCTCAAGCCCAATATTGTGGTGATGAGATATCCAGAAATATGGCGTCGTGAAAACTTAACTGAAATCCCAGCCACCTTTGTAGGTATAATTAATGACTGCATTGTTGCAAACAAAGCAGTTGTTATTGTCAAGGGTCTTGATGAGTGGCCCAATGAGTATCAGAGGCAATATGGTACCATTGATTTATATTGGATTGTAAGAGATGGTGGTCTGATGCTTCTCCTTTCCCAGCTCCTTCTTACCAAGGAGAGTTTTGAGAGTTGTAAAATTCAGGTCTTCTGTATTGCAGAGGAGGATTCAGATGCTGAAGAACTGAAAACTGATGTGAAGAAATTTCTATATGATCTTCGGATGCAGGCTGAAGTGATAGTTGTATCAATGAGATCATGGGATGCACAAGCAGAGGGTGGATCTCAACAAGACGAATCACTTGAAGCATTCACTGCTGCTCAACGTCGAATTGCTAGTTACTTAACAGAGATGAAGTCGGGAGCTGAAGGGGAAGGGAATGTGCTGATGGCTGATGGGAAACCTGTGGTTGTGAATGAGCAACAGGTTGAGAAGTTCCTGTTCACAACACTGAAGCTGAATTCAACGATATTGAGATACTCGAGGATGGCTGCAGTTGTACTTGTGAGTCTACCGCCGCCTCCAGTGAACCACCCAGCCTACTTTTACATGGAATACATGGATCTGTTAGTGGAAAACGTGCCGAGGTTGTTGATGGTAAGAGGATACCGTAGAGATGTTGTAACTCTATTCACGTAG
- the LOC110616749 gene encoding cation-chloride cotransporter 1 isoform X2, translated as MHSNASEGGIPANGGVNGSEREHKLELFGFDSLVNILGLKSMTAEQVAAPSSPRDGEDGSIAYERARVNDVKLGTMMGVFVPCLQNILGIIYYIRFTWIVGMAGIGESLLLVAFCGLCTFLTSISLSAIATNGAMKGGGPYYLIGRALGPEVGVSIGLCFFLGNAVAGALYVLGAVETFLKAVPAAGIFRETVTKVNGTMISEPIESPSSHDLQIYGIVVTVILCFIVFGGVKMINRVAPAFLIPVLFSLFCIFIGVFAARKNNPTTGITGLSLESFKDNWSSDYQFTNDAGVPDPEGKTYWNFNALVGLFFPAVTGIMAGSNRSASLKDTQRSIPVGTLAATLTTTALYLISVLFFGALATRDKLLTDRLLTATIAWPFPAIVYIGIILSTLGAALQSLTGAPRLLAAIANDDILPVLNYFRAADGHEPHIATLFTAFICICCVVIGNLDLITPTVTMFFLLCYSGVNLSCFLLDLLDAPSWRPRWKFHHWSLSLLGASLCVVIMFLISWSFTVVSLALASLIYYYVSIKGKAGDWGDGFKSAYFQLALRSLRSLGANQVHPKNWYPIPLIFCRPWGKLPENVPCHPKLADFANCMKKKGRGMSIFVSILDGDYHERAEDAKAACKQLGTYIDYKNCEGVAEIVVAPSMFEGFRGIVQTMGLGNLKPNIVVMRYPEIWRRENLTEIPATFVGIINDCIVANKAVVIVKGLDEWPNEYQRQYGTIDLYWIVRDGGLMLLLSQLLLTKESFESCKIQVFCIAEEDSDAEELKTDVKKFLYDLRMQAEVIVVSMRSWDAQAEGGSQQDESLEAFTAAQRRIASYLTEMKSGAEGEGNVLMADGKPVVVNEQQVEKFLFTTLKLNSTILRYSRMAAVVLVSLPPPPVNHPAYFYMEYMDLLVENVPRLLMVRGYRRDVVTLFT; from the exons atgcattctaatgcaagtgAAGGGGGTATTCCTGCTAATGGAGGAGTCAATGGCTCAGAAAGGGAACACAAATTGGAATTATTTGGTTTTGATTCTCTTGTCAATATTCTTGGTCTTAAGAG TATGACAGCAGAGCAAGTGGCAGCGCCATCTAGTCCAAGGGATGGGGAAGATGGTTCAATTGCTTATGAGCGGGCAAGG GTTAATGATGTTAAACTAGGTACAATGATGGGTGTGTTTGTCCCATGCTTGCAGAACATATTGGGAATTATCTACTATATCCGATTTACTTG GATTGTGGGCATGGCTGGCATAGGTGAATCTCTACTGTTGGTTGCATTCTGTGGTTTGTGTACTTTCCTGACATCAATTTCATTGAGTGCCATTGCAACTAATGGTGCAATGAAG GGTGGCGGACCATATTATCTCATTGGTCGTGCTCTTGGCCCAGAGGTCGGAGTTAGTATTGGACTATGTTTCTTCCTTGGGAATGCAGTTGCTGGAGCCCT TTATGTGCTGGGAGCTGTAGAAACCTTTTTAAAAGCTGTGCCTGCTGCTGGGATATTTAGAG AGACCGTTACAAAAGTTAATGGCACAATGATATCAGAACCTATAGAAAGTCCAAGTTCACATGACTTGCAAATTTATGGGATTGTTGTGACTGTCATCCTCTGCTTCATTGTGTTTGGTGGTGTGAAAATGATTAATCGGGTTGCACCTGCTTTCCTAATACCTGTTCTATTCTCCCTGTTCTGCATTTTTATTGGGGTTTTTGCAGCAAGGAAGAATAATCCAACAA CTGGAATCACGGGATTGAGTCTGGAAAGCTTCAAAGATAACTGGAGTTCAGATTATCAATTTACCAATGATGCTGGGGTACCTGATCCTGAAGGAAAGACTTACTGGAATTTCAA TGCATTGGTTGGTTTATTTTTCCCTGCTGTAACTGGAATTATGGCAGGGTCTAATAGATCAGCCTCACTCAAGGACACACAGCGTTCAATTCCTGTTGGTACATTGGCTGCAACTCTTACAACAACTGCATTATACCTGATCTCTGTATTATTCTTTGGAGCACTTGCAACTAGAGACAAACTTTTAACGGATAG GCTACTCACGGCCACCATTGCTTGGCCTTTCCCTGCAATTGTATATATTGGTATCATTCTTTCAACTTTAGGGGCGGCTCTTCAGAGCCTTACAGGTGCACCGCGCCTACTTGCAGCAATAGCAAATGATGATATTCTGCCTGTTCTCAACTACTTCAGAGCTGCAGATGGGCATGAGCCTCATATTGCTACCCTCTTTACAGCATTTATTTGTATTTGCTGTGTCGTCATTGGGAACCTGGATCTTATTACACCTACTGTCACTATGTTTTTCCTTCTGTGTTATTCTGGCGTGAACTTGTCTTGCTTCCTTCTGGATCTTCTAGATGCTCCCAGTTGGCGTCCACGGTGGAAGTTTCACCACTGGAGTCTCTCTCTTCTTGGAGCATCACTTTGTGTTG TTATTATGTTCTTGATTTCTTGGTCATTTACTGTTGTATCCCTAGCCCTTGCCAGCCTCATATACTATTATGTGAGCATTAAAGGGAAGGCTGGGGACTGGGGCGATGGCTTCAAGAGTGCATATTTTCAGTTAGCTCTTCGTAGTCTTCGATCACTAGGAG CTAACCAAGTCCACCCAAAGAATTGGTATCCCATCCCTCTCATATTTTGCCGGCCATGGGGAAAGTTGCCAGAAAATGTACCTTGCCATCCCAAACTTGCTGATTTTGCGAATTGCATGAAAAAAAAGGGCCGTGGGATGTCTATCTTTGTATCAATATTAGACGGAGATTACCATGAACGTGCTGAAGATGCCAAGGCAGCATGCAAGCAACTTGGTACCTATATTGATTACAAGAATTGTGAAGGTGTAGCAGAGATAGTCGTAGCCCCTAGTATGTTTGAGGGGTTTCGTGGAATTGTCCAGACTATGGGTCTTGGCAACCTCAAGCCCAATATTGTGGTGATGAGATATCCAGAAATATGGCGTCGTGAAAACTTAACTGAAATCCCAGCCACCTTTGTAGGTATAATTAATGACTGCATTGTTGCAAACAAAGCAGTTGTTATTGTCAAGGGTCTTGATGAGTGGCCCAATGAGTATCAGAGGCAATATGGTACCATTGATTTATATTGGATTGTAAGAGATGGTGGTCTGATGCTTCTCCTTTCCCAGCTCCTTCTTACCAAGGAGAGTTTTGAGAGTTGTAAAATTCAGGTCTTCTGTATTGCAGAGGAGGATTCAGATGCTGAAGAACTGAAAACTGATGTGAAGAAATTTCTATATGATCTTCGGATGCAGGCTGAAGTGATAGTTGTATCAATGAGATCATGGGATGCACAAGCAGAGGGTGGATCTCAACAAGACGAATCACTTGAAGCATTCACTGCTGCTCAACGTCGAATTGCTAGTTACTTAACAGAGATGAAGTCGGGAGCTGAAGGGGAAGGGAATGTGCTGATGGCTGATGGGAAACCTGTGGTTGTGAATGAGCAACAGGTTGAGAAGTTCCTGTTCACAACACTGAAGCTGAATTCAACGATATTGAGATACTCGAGGATGGCTGCAGTTGTACTTGTGAGTCTACCGCCGCCTCCAGTGAACCACCCAGCCTACTTTTACATGGAATACATGGATCTGTTAGTGGAAAACGTGCCGAGGTTGTTGATGGTAAGAGGATACCGTAGAGATGTTGTAACTCTATTCACGTAG
- the LOC110617450 gene encoding BTB/POZ domain-containing protein At1g30440 isoform X1 gives MACMKLGSKSDAFQKQGQAWFCTTGLPSDIVVEVGEMSFHLHKFPLLSRSGVMERLIAEALEEGDEKCVINLPDIPGGAKTFELVAKFCYGVKLELTSSNVVYLRCAAEHLEMTEDYGEGNLIMQTETFFNQVVLRNWKDSLKALQTCDDILPYAEELNITKRCIESLATKACTDPNLFGWPIMERGPMQSPGGSVLWNGISTGARPKNSSSDWWYEDVSTLSLPLYKRLISIMESRGIREEIIAGSLAFYAKKYLPGLNRRQGASESSSRVVPAALAPPSEEEQKTLLEEIDRLLPMQKGLVPTKFLFGLLRTALILKASPSCLSKLEKRIGMQLDQATLEDLLMPNFSYSMETLYNVDCVQRILGHFLSMDQIAGGASPCSVDDGQLIGSPSLTPITMVAKLIDGYLAEVAPDVNLKLPKFQALAAAVPDYARPLDDGLYRAIDIYLKSHPWLAESDREQLCRLMDCQKLSLEACTHAAQNERLPLRIIVQVLFFEQLQLRTSIAGCFLVSDNLEGSRQLRSGFAGSTEGGWATAVRENQVLKVGMDNMRMRVSELEKECSDMRQEIEKLGRTKGSSAWGNVSKKFGFKLKSQMCSAEEGSVSNQNNGSAKSEKAKDRQGKHKKNLSSDG, from the exons ATGGCTTGCATGAAACTGGGATCTAAAAGTGATGCATTCCAAAAGCAAGGGCAGGCCTG GTTCTGCACAACTGGCCTTCCTAGTGATATTGTTGTGGAAGTGGGGGAGATGTCCTTCCATCTTCACAAG TTCCCTTTGCTATCTAGAAGTGGGGTTATGGAAAGGTTGATTGCAGAAGCACTGGAAGAAGGGGATGAAAAATGTGTGATAAATCTCCCTGACATTCCTGGTGGGGCCAAAACATTTGAACTTGTGGCCAAGTTCTGTTACGGTGTCAAACTTGAACTTACCTCCTCAAACGTTGTGTACCTCCGTTGTGCTGCTGAGCATCTTGAGATGACCGAGGATTATGGCGAGGGCAATCTAATCATGCAGACTGAGACCTTCTTTAACCAAGTAGTCCTTCGTAATTGGAAAGACTCTTTAAAAGCACTTCAAACATGTGATGATATTCTTCCCTATGCTGAAGAACTTAATATTACAAAGAGGTGTATCGAGTCACTAGCCACAAAAGCATGTACTGACCCTAATCTTTTTGGATGGCCTATAATGGAGCGTGGGCCCATGCAGAGCCCTGGGGGCAGTGTCTTGTGGAATGGGATAAGCACAGGGGCTAGACCGAAGAATTCAAGTTCAGATTGGTGGTACGAGGATGTGTCAACTTTAAGTTTACCTCTCTACAAGAGGTTAATTTCCATTATGGAATCTCGTGGTATCAGAGAAGAGATAATTGCTGGATCCCTTGCTTTCTATGCAAAAAAGTACCTTCCTGGGCTGAATAGGCGCCAAGGTGCCAGTGAGTCTAGCTCCCGTGTAGTTCCTGCAGCTTTGGCTCCACCATCAGAAGAAGAGCAGAAGACTTTGCTTGAAGAAATTGATAGGTTGCTTCCGATGCAGAAAGGTCTAGTCCCAACCAAGTTCCTATTTGGTCTCCTTCGGACTGCCTTGATTCTTAAAGCAAGCCCCTCTTGTTTATCGAAATTAGAGAAGAGGATTGGGATGCAGCTTGATCAAGCAACACTAGAAGATCTTTTGATGCCCAATTTCTCTTATTCTATGGAGACACTTTACAATGTGGACTGTGTGCAGCGGATTCTCGGACACTTCCTTTCCATGGATCAAATTGCAGGTGGAGCCTCTCCATGTTCAGTGGACGATGGTCAGTTGATTGGATCACCATCATTAACACCAATCACAATGGTGGCCAAACTGATTGATGGTTACCTGGCAGAGGTTGCACCGGACGTAAACTTGAAGCTTCCCAAGTTTCAAGCTCTTGCTGCTGCTGTTCCTGATTATGCCAGGCCTCTCGATGATGGCCTTTATCGTGCAATCGATATTTACCTGAAG TCACACCCGTGGTTGGCGGAGTCCGACAGAGAACAGCTCTGTAGGCTGATGGACTGTCAGAAGCTCTCCTTGGAAGCTTGCACCCATGCTGCACAGAACGAGAGACTACCACTAAGAATTATAGTCCAAGTTCTCTTCTTTGAGCAGCTTCAGCTTCGGACGTCCATTGCTGGCTGCTTTCTGGTTTCCGACAATCTAGAGGGGTCAAGACAACTGAGAAGCGGTTTTGCTGGGTCTACCGAGGGAGGCTGGGCAACTGCTGTTCGAGAGAATCAGGTTTTAAAGGTCGGAATGGATAATATGAGGATGAGGGTTTCCGAGCTTGAGAAGGAGTGTTCAGACATGAGGCAGGAGATTGAAAAGCTGGGTCGAACGAAAGGTTCTAGTGCTTGGGGAAATGTATCAAAAAAATttggttttaagctaaaatctCAGATGTGCAGTGCTGAAGAGGGCTCTGTTAGCAACCAGAATAATGGCAGTGCCAAGTCTGAGAAGGCAAAAGACAGGCAGGGAAAACACAAGAAAAACTTGTCTTCTGATGGGTAA
- the LOC110617450 gene encoding BTB/POZ domain-containing protein At1g30440 isoform X2 — MERLIAEALEEGDEKCVINLPDIPGGAKTFELVAKFCYGVKLELTSSNVVYLRCAAEHLEMTEDYGEGNLIMQTETFFNQVVLRNWKDSLKALQTCDDILPYAEELNITKRCIESLATKACTDPNLFGWPIMERGPMQSPGGSVLWNGISTGARPKNSSSDWWYEDVSTLSLPLYKRLISIMESRGIREEIIAGSLAFYAKKYLPGLNRRQGASESSSRVVPAALAPPSEEEQKTLLEEIDRLLPMQKGLVPTKFLFGLLRTALILKASPSCLSKLEKRIGMQLDQATLEDLLMPNFSYSMETLYNVDCVQRILGHFLSMDQIAGGASPCSVDDGQLIGSPSLTPITMVAKLIDGYLAEVAPDVNLKLPKFQALAAAVPDYARPLDDGLYRAIDIYLKSHPWLAESDREQLCRLMDCQKLSLEACTHAAQNERLPLRIIVQVLFFEQLQLRTSIAGCFLVSDNLEGSRQLRSGFAGSTEGGWATAVRENQVLKVGMDNMRMRVSELEKECSDMRQEIEKLGRTKGSSAWGNVSKKFGFKLKSQMCSAEEGSVSNQNNGSAKSEKAKDRQGKHKKNLSSDG, encoded by the exons ATGGAAAGGTTGATTGCAGAAGCACTGGAAGAAGGGGATGAAAAATGTGTGATAAATCTCCCTGACATTCCTGGTGGGGCCAAAACATTTGAACTTGTGGCCAAGTTCTGTTACGGTGTCAAACTTGAACTTACCTCCTCAAACGTTGTGTACCTCCGTTGTGCTGCTGAGCATCTTGAGATGACCGAGGATTATGGCGAGGGCAATCTAATCATGCAGACTGAGACCTTCTTTAACCAAGTAGTCCTTCGTAATTGGAAAGACTCTTTAAAAGCACTTCAAACATGTGATGATATTCTTCCCTATGCTGAAGAACTTAATATTACAAAGAGGTGTATCGAGTCACTAGCCACAAAAGCATGTACTGACCCTAATCTTTTTGGATGGCCTATAATGGAGCGTGGGCCCATGCAGAGCCCTGGGGGCAGTGTCTTGTGGAATGGGATAAGCACAGGGGCTAGACCGAAGAATTCAAGTTCAGATTGGTGGTACGAGGATGTGTCAACTTTAAGTTTACCTCTCTACAAGAGGTTAATTTCCATTATGGAATCTCGTGGTATCAGAGAAGAGATAATTGCTGGATCCCTTGCTTTCTATGCAAAAAAGTACCTTCCTGGGCTGAATAGGCGCCAAGGTGCCAGTGAGTCTAGCTCCCGTGTAGTTCCTGCAGCTTTGGCTCCACCATCAGAAGAAGAGCAGAAGACTTTGCTTGAAGAAATTGATAGGTTGCTTCCGATGCAGAAAGGTCTAGTCCCAACCAAGTTCCTATTTGGTCTCCTTCGGACTGCCTTGATTCTTAAAGCAAGCCCCTCTTGTTTATCGAAATTAGAGAAGAGGATTGGGATGCAGCTTGATCAAGCAACACTAGAAGATCTTTTGATGCCCAATTTCTCTTATTCTATGGAGACACTTTACAATGTGGACTGTGTGCAGCGGATTCTCGGACACTTCCTTTCCATGGATCAAATTGCAGGTGGAGCCTCTCCATGTTCAGTGGACGATGGTCAGTTGATTGGATCACCATCATTAACACCAATCACAATGGTGGCCAAACTGATTGATGGTTACCTGGCAGAGGTTGCACCGGACGTAAACTTGAAGCTTCCCAAGTTTCAAGCTCTTGCTGCTGCTGTTCCTGATTATGCCAGGCCTCTCGATGATGGCCTTTATCGTGCAATCGATATTTACCTGAAG TCACACCCGTGGTTGGCGGAGTCCGACAGAGAACAGCTCTGTAGGCTGATGGACTGTCAGAAGCTCTCCTTGGAAGCTTGCACCCATGCTGCACAGAACGAGAGACTACCACTAAGAATTATAGTCCAAGTTCTCTTCTTTGAGCAGCTTCAGCTTCGGACGTCCATTGCTGGCTGCTTTCTGGTTTCCGACAATCTAGAGGGGTCAAGACAACTGAGAAGCGGTTTTGCTGGGTCTACCGAGGGAGGCTGGGCAACTGCTGTTCGAGAGAATCAGGTTTTAAAGGTCGGAATGGATAATATGAGGATGAGGGTTTCCGAGCTTGAGAAGGAGTGTTCAGACATGAGGCAGGAGATTGAAAAGCTGGGTCGAACGAAAGGTTCTAGTGCTTGGGGAAATGTATCAAAAAAATttggttttaagctaaaatctCAGATGTGCAGTGCTGAAGAGGGCTCTGTTAGCAACCAGAATAATGGCAGTGCCAAGTCTGAGAAGGCAAAAGACAGGCAGGGAAAACACAAGAAAAACTTGTCTTCTGATGGGTAA